One Glandiceps talaboti chromosome 20, keGlaTala1.1, whole genome shotgun sequence genomic region harbors:
- the LOC144450983 gene encoding tyrosine-protein phosphatase non-receptor type 23-like, translating into MEAVPRMCMLALEMKISPEPTEFGPKLKQFIRDNYQEDPDKYAEEMKQLDQLRVNAVNATRDFNGCSTLRKYYGQLHLAQTRFPMGEGGTVVLPFTWMDIYSEDYITLCDVRYEQAAVLYNLGSLHSILGAFDKRTSEEGMKVSCTHFQCAAGAFTYLRDHFGSHMSPDLAHDLLSMYISVMLGQAQECLLEKSMQDNRKSSLVARISQQVADYYTQALRGLDNSNVSSIMGSRKCKEWKKILQIKNLHYTSISFMYMANQVGEQQKYGERVTYIQASLNKHQEALKMSKGQHDSIVDALKFSADVMGGKYNAAKKDNDFVYHESVPSLDKMPEIKGASLVKALPFQPYDESVAGPDIFKKLVPMEAHEASSMYSEEKAKLLREIATEIEERNQQLDQYLESLQLDQLKLHGKEPERLPQALLEKCAAISVKPNAIKDLVEIMQELSNVVLDVDDGIGQLKELIQEEDKKEEEFQKDFGQRPSPLIMSEIKKELARYAEGHSKASRSNEELRKAMMVHIGNLKLLAGPLEELQTTIPSAHYVSDSPEDKKIEETLQLLISKIEEMKTQRKTLEKQFRDQINNDDITNIIVTREDANMQELFQDELKKHETVRTYIQQNLNAQDNILKAVTEANAQYASTRRVSEETQRKREEMIQALIASFDAYDDLQQKSRKGIEFYKKLETGVNKLLARVKGIIKVHEEERQHFLNKLPKKVPTRPSAPKPAMPTNTSQPGKPAGLKLSDIIDPSMLGKGNIQAAIAAGTMHPMGDGMAGRAAGYPGVDGSYPNNLQQYGSLPTEVEGMPAGYSSHSLPGQQLSGASRMGMPPSSSSVPSGLKLSDIIDPSMLGKGNIQAAIAARKIQDVPTSSHPGNMPPSSYAPTTGIQQTLDSGGVPYPSQQQQPMPPPLQGQQPVQPPVSQSLPRQPPPSSSLPSQPPQGQLSAKPPSSVPSSTQVQPPMQPGVPPMQPGVPPMQPGVPPMQPCVPPMQPGVPHDQSGSQPSSLHSSPQHIQPVAPDVINIQRDGIAAGNAQPVHHNAPYQHQQPPNTSGMGAQSGIPSAGQVAPQPGYGNYSGASQYPNTNQAPYSQQSSVPKGFTPVVSRSSTPPITSQTPQSQPYSQPTGNVTQDMSRNMSVSSQGYLPSSNIPTSGSGQHSYPHTGSYQQGQRNIDVLPSNQQNIPPDSTGINQPYPPQGSGTVNSLQTPISTPKQQGPQHSGHDVTSQGHPAGVSYPSQGIPPEQQQSYPHMHPQQKQQPGAPQQPWSQSQWQQQQQPQSLHQGYPQQPVHQPQQFSEARIQTPPQQSEPQPQSYPQHQPEQFQKPNQQPGLVQPVVRPQALPQQGQYPHNQSPQHRPRLPTSDVHYSPHGSPQHTQGYPQNQHQPTSQAQPQIQSPASGHHQQGQYPQQNWQQQPQQVAGQQQWNPSQQPLQQQPGPQTSQSQQPPQQWSQQSQQPGKQLATPQQQQQWSQQQFNQQQWPQNQQQQQSTQSQWIQQQQPPQKQQQQQQSGQQQWPQQQQQQQQQQQQQQPTQQQQASQQGPQQIQASQQPVTQQQQQYYSQSPQQHYSPKHQPYQQQQVPTQVNPSSQALPQVQQTQTPYQPSSTPPPPPQSFQPSNATHPSQPPQGTYPQFQQQAPLQPQGQPVYPQQQQPAQFQQPQPSQTVPDFAREQERLPQPTIQPIKADSITKPSPDLLSTSPDGKNTLTQQPPALVPNVVPPDRGSRGAASFEEMPAPPPVKVDPYENKDVLDHFLEEVERFEKHVDTLNKQTLSGPTILDREWKDLSDCQQKETKQYSISIARCYSLKNRNPDIMPYDHCRVTITSKDDDYINASCLDDLTPSSPRFIVAQSPVPASINDFWMMIYEHQISVVAMLLSYDEANKKYNLYWPTERGQTMTCGSILLNLQSTRLSSNWTERRLNITHKEHRQSRSIIHLQFTTWPEHGLPENANGLISFISEVHNYYQSQRSLKIPIVVHCSAGVDRSAVFCLLYAAMMEIQAGNGIINIPKLIKYMRNQRKYMIQQKDQLKFCYEGVLFYAEKFLSKRGIFIRKPVTPGIDQQSQGKHTFDFIMGTNSLQDIQSKISQMTVKPKPLEQPPSENIGSNNIFQQHEEPFGDVTEATNQLHQIQSDVIPPPPSNQSLSSDQVIHKSLSRSNSQESHGSQGNLSYPCSPSRDRIPQPHDVNQIMGSHDSLDSLSSTSSLPPGASNLHPIAESQGVQNGRKERSDSASPSILDNLDPNNFTLSTSPKHQKTSKVDFDKRQNVLGTEKNPGDPLSLLDPLWTMKDKPK; encoded by the exons GGTCAAGCCCAGGAGTGTCTATTGGAAAAGTCTATGCAGGACAATAGGAAAAGTTCACTTGTTGCAAGAATTAGCCAGCAGGTTGCTGATTATTACACCCAGGCTCTACGGGGTTTAGATAACAGTAATGTGTCATCTATTATGGGATCCAGGAAGTGTAAAGAGTGGAAGAAGATTTTACAGATCAAAAATTTACATTATACCAGTATCTCATTT ATGTATATGGCTAATCAAGTTGGGGAGCAACAAAAATATGGAGAAAGGGTAACGTACATACAAGCATCATTAAATAAGCATCAGGAGGCCCtgaaaatgtcaaag GGTCAACATGATAGTATTGTTGATGCTTTAAAGTTTAGTGCTGATGTGATGGGAGGAAAATACAACGCTGCTAAGAAAGACAATGATTTTGTGTATCATGAGAGTGTGCCAAGTCTGGACAAAATGCCCGAGATTAAAG gTGCTTCTTTGGTGAAAGCCTTGCCTTTTCAGCCATATGATGAAAGCGTAGCTGGTCCAGATATATTCAAGAAACTTGTTCCCATGGAAGCTCATGAAGCTTCATCAATGTATAGTGAGGAAAAAGCTAAATTATTGAGAgaaattgcaacagaaatagAAGAAAGAAATCAACAGTTAGA TCAGTATTTAGAATCTTTACAATTAGATCAACTCAAGTTACATGGCAAGGAACCAGAGAGATTACCCCAAGCATTATTAGAGAAGTGTGCTGCCATCAGTGTCAAACCCAATGCTATCAAAGATTTAGTGGAAATTATGCAAGAACTATCCAATGTGGTCTTAGATGTGGATGATGGTATTGGGCAGTTGAAAGAACTTATACAAGAAGAAGATAAGAAAGAGGAAGAATTTCAA AAAGACTTTGGTCAGCGGCCCTCTCCTCTCATCATGTCTGAGATCAAGAAAGAACTTGCAAGGTATGCAGAGGGTCATTCCAAGGCAAGTCGTTCTAATGAAGAACTCCGGAAAGCTATGATGGTACACATTGGAAATTTGAAGTTACTGGCTGGTCCATTGGAAGAACTTCAGACTACTATACCATCAGCTCATTACGTGTCAGATA GTCCAGAAGACAAGAAGATTGAAGAAACATTACAATTGCTAATCAGTAAAATAGaagaaatgaaaacacaaagGAAAACATTAGAAAAACAATTCCGTGATCAAATTAATAATGAcgatattacaaatataatagtAACCAGAGAAGATGCAAATATGCAG GAATTATTTCAAGATGAACTCAAGAAACATGAGACTGTGAGGACTTACATTCAGCAAAACTTAAATGCCCAAGATAATATCCTGAAAGCCGTGACTGAAGCTAATGCCCAGTATGCAAGTACTAGAAGAGTTTCTGAAGAAACACAGAGAAA GAGAGAAGAAATGATCCAGGCTTTGATCGCTTCATTTGATGCATATGACGACTTGCAACAAAAATCAAGGAAAGGGATTGAATTCTACAAGAAACTGGAGACAGGTGTAAACAAACTACTGGCAAGAGTCAAGGGAATTATCAAAGTCCATGAAGAGGAAAGACAGCACTTTTTGAACAAACTTCCCAAGAAAG TACCAACTAGACCCAGTGCACCAAAACCAGCCATGCCAACAAACACAAGTCAACCTGGCAAACCTGCTGGATTGAAATTATCTGATATCATAGATCCATCTATGCTTGGCAAAGGAAACATCCAAGCTGCCATCGCTGCAGGTACTATGCATCCGATGGGTGATGGGATGGCTGGCAGAGCAGCTGGCTACCCTGGTGTTGATGGTAGTTATCCAAACAATCTACAACAGTATGGATCATTACCAACTGAGGTGGAAGGAATGCCAGCAGGATATTCCTCACATTCTCTACCAGGACAGCAATTGTCTGGAGCATCAAGAATGGGAATGCCACCTTCTTCATCTAGTGTTCCATCAGGATTGAAATTGTCAGACATAATAGATCCATCCATGCTTGGCAAAGGGAATATACAAGCTGCTATAGCTGCGCGTAAAATCCAGGATGTGCCAACCTCTTCCCATCCAGGCAATATGCCTCCTTCATCATATGCGCCAACTACTGGTATTCAACAAACCTTAGACAGCGGTGGTGTTCCCTATCCATCTCAACAGCAGCAACCAATGCCACCACCACTACAAGGACAGCAACCTGTACAGCCACCTGTATCTCAATCATTACCACGACAACCTCCACCCTCATCTTCATTACCATCACAGCCACCACAAGGGCAATTATCTGCCAAACCACCATCATCAGTGCCCTCATCGACACAGGTACAGCCACCGATGCAACCAGGTGTACCACCAATGCAACCAGGTGTACCACCGATGCAACCAGGTGTACCACCGATGCAACCTTGTGTACCACCAATGCAGCCAGGTGTACCCCATGATCAGAGTGGCTCTCAACCAAGCAGTCTTCATTCTAGTCCACAACATATCCAGCCTGTTGCACCAGATGTGATTAACATTCAAAGAGATGGTATAGCTGCAGGCAACGCTCAACCAGTACATCACAATGCACCCTATCAGCATCAGCAACCTCCAAATACATCTGGAATGGGAGCCCAGTCAGGCATACCATCAGCAGGCCAAGTTGCACCACAGCCAGGTTATGGTAACTATTCTGGAGCTAGTCAGTACCCTAATACAAATCAAGCACCATATAGCCAGCAATCGTCTGTGCCAAAGGGTTTTACACCTGTTGTATCCAGATCTAGCACCCCACCAATTACATCACAGACACCTCAATCTCAGCCATACAGCCAACCTACTGGTAATGTCACCCAGGATATGTCAAGGAACATGTCAGTATCTTCACAGGGGTATTTGCCAAGTTCAAACATTCCTACTTCAGGATCAGGCCAGCATTCTTACCCTCACACAGGAAGTTACCAACAAGGTCAGCGAAACATTGATGTTCTACCGAGCAATCAACAAAATATACCACCAGATAGTACAGGCATCAACCAGCCTTATCCACCACAGGGTTCTGGTACTGTGAATAGTTTACAAACACCTATTTCAACTCCCAAACAGCAAGGACCACAACATTCTGGTCACGATGTTACCTCACAGGGTCACCCAGCAGGAGTGTCCTACCCATCACAAGGTATTCCTCCTGAACAACAGCAGTCATACCCACATATGCATCCACAGCAGAAGCAGCAACCTGGTGCACCACAGCAACCGTGGAGTCAGTCACAGTggcagcaacagcaacaaccaCAGTCACTACATCAAGGCTATCCTCAGCAACCTGTACATCAGCCACAGCAATTCTCAGAGGCTAGAATACAAACACCTCCACAACAAAGTGAGCCACAACCTCAGTCGTACCCACAACATCAACCAGAGCAATTTCAGAAGCCAAATCAACAGCCAGGCTTAGTTCAGCCAGTGGTAAGGCCTCAAGCATTACCTCAACAAGGGCAGTATCCTCACAATCAATCTCCCCAACACAGGCCAAGACTTCCAACTTCTGATGTACATTACTCACCACATGGTTCACCACAGCACACACAAGGTTATCCACAAAACCAACACCAGCCAACATCACAGGCACAACCACAAATCCAGTCTCCAGCTTCAGGGCACCACCAACAAGGCCAATATCCACAACAAAACTGGCAGCAGCAGCCACAGCAGGTTGCTGGTCAACAGCAGTGGAACCCCTCCCAACAACCATTACAGCAACAGCCTGGACCACAAACATCTCAATCACAACAACCCCCACAACAGTGGTCTCAACAATCACAACAACCTGGAAAACAATTGGCAACACCACAACAGCAGCAACAGTGGTCACAACAACAGTTCAATCAACAACAGTGGCCACAGAaccaacagcaacaacaatcTACTCAATCCCAGTGGATTCAACAACAGCAACCACCCCAaaaacagcagcagcagcagcaatcGGGTCAACAACAGTggccacaacaacaacaacaacaacaacaacaacaacaacaacaacaaccaactCAACAACAGCAAGCTTCTCAACAAGGACCTCAGCAGATACAGGCATCTCAACAGCCAGtaacccaacaacaacaacaatattacaGCCAATCTCCTCAGCAGCATTATTCGCCAAAACACCAACCCTACCAGCAGCAACAAGTTCCCACTCAAGTTAATCCATCATCGCAGGCTTTACCACAAGTACAGCAAACTCAGACTCCTTACCAGCCAAGctcaacaccaccaccaccaccacagtctTTCCAACCAAGTAATGCAACACATCCCTCTCAGCCACCACAAGGGACTTATCCTCAATTCCAGCAGCAAGCCCCTCTTCAGCCGCAAGGACAGCCTGTATATCCACAACAGCAGCAGCCTGCTCAATTCCAACAACCTCAGCCATCTCAGACAGTACCTGATTTTGCCAGAGAACAAGAAAGGCTTCCCCAGCCAACTATTCAACCCATTAAAGCCGACAGTATTACAAAACCATCTCCTGATCTGCTGTCAACAAGTCCTGATGGCAAGAACACTTTAACACAACAGCCACCAGCACTAGTTCCAAATGTAGTCCCTCCTGACAGAGGTAGTAGAGGTGCTGCATCTTTTGAAGAAATGCCAGCACCACCACCAGTGAAAGTTGATCCATATGAAAACAAGGATGTTCTTGATCACTTTCTAGAAGAGGTTGAAAGGTTTGAGAAGCATGTAGATACACTAAATAAGCAGACACTAAGTGGTCCCACTATACTGGACAGAGAATGGAAG GACTTATCTGACTGTCAACAGAAGGAGACAAAGCAGTATTCTATTTCCATTGCCAGGTGTTACTCTCTAAAGAACAGAAACCCAGATATTATGCCAT ATGATCACTGCAGGGTGACAATCACATCCAAAGATGATGATTACATCAATGCTAGTTGTTTAGACGATCTAACTCCGTCATCTCCAAGGTTCATCGTTGCCCAGTCACCAGTACCTGCCTCTATCAATGATTTCTGGATGATGATCTACGAACACCAGATTTCTGTTGTTGCTATGCTACTCTCTTATGATGAAGCAAACAAG AAATACAACTTATACTGGCCAACTGAACGAGGTCAAACAATGACGTGTGGGTCGATACTTCTGAATCTTCAAAGTACCAGACTGTCTTCAAATTGGACAGAAAGAAGACTAAATATTACACACAAAGAGCATCGTCAAAGCAGATCAATAATTCATTTACAGTTTACAACATGGCCTGAACA CGGGCTACCAGAAAATGCAAATGGCTTAATATCTTTTATAAGTGAAGTACATAACTATTACCAATCACAGCGGAGTTTGAAAATACCAATTGTTGTACATTGCAG TGCTGGCGTAGACAGGTCTGCTGTTTTCTGTTTATTGTATGCTGCCATGATGGAAATACAAGCTGGTAATGGTATTATTAATATCCCTAAACTTATCAAATATATGAGAAACCAACGAAAGTACATGATACAACAAAAG GATCAGCTGAAATTCTGTTATGAAGGTGTCCTTTTTTATGCTGAAAAATTTCTATCAAAAA GAGGGATATTCATAAGAAAGCCTGTCACGCCGGGCATAGATCAACAGTCACAGGGCAAGCATACATTTGATTTCATCATGGGAACTAACTCACTTCAAGACATCCAATCTAAAATATCCCAGATGACAGTAAAACCAAAACCATTGGAACAACCTCCCAGTGAGAATATTGGCTCAAACAACATATTCCAACAGCACGAAGAACCTTTTGGTGACGTGACTGAGGCAACCAATCAGTTACACCAAATCCAAAGTGATgtcataccaccaccaccatccaaTCAAAGTTTAAGTAGTGATCAGGTGATACATAAAAGCCTATCACGGTCGAATTCCCAAGAATCTCATGGTAGTCAGGGCAACTTAAGCTATCCTTGTTCTCCAAGTAGAGATCGCATACCACAACCACATGATGTTAACCAAATCATGGGAAGTCATGACTCCCTAGATTCATTATCAAGTACATCATCGCTACCTCCAGGTGCATCTAATCTACATCCTATTGCAGAAAGTCAAGGTGTTCAGAATGGTCGAAAAGAACGGAGTGACAGTGCATCGCCATCTATCCTGGATAACTTAGACCCTAATAATTTCACCCTCAGCACCAGTCCAAAACATCAGAAAACTAGCAAAGTGGATTTTGATAAGAGACAAAATGTTTTAGGAACAGAGAAAAATCCTGGTGATCCCCTGAGTCTTCTGGATCCATTGTGGACAATGAAAGACAAACCAAAGTAG